One window from the genome of Pelodictyon luteolum DSM 273 encodes:
- a CDS encoding 4Fe-4S dicluster domain-containing protein, with product MSIQEHYRSRAKELLSAGTVKMVIGYGAGSTPDRRRPVFITSPDEADRLVLDTTCRTNLSGYLLREGLLSDQKQVAVFLTVDGIRSLNVLAAESQLDTSQVLVFGFGIEGDQARAIEGERAADFKSVIAAAKEQRKSQPADELQEKLEAMTPKERFSFWEGEFSRCIKCYACRQACPMCWCRRCVVDNNQPQWVNTSSHTLGNLEWNLLRAFHLAGRCVECGNCSRACPADIPLHLLNRRMADEVQASFDHYPGMDEAQEPVLASFRKDDPETFIL from the coding sequence ATGAGCATACAGGAACACTACCGGTCCCGTGCAAAAGAACTGCTGAGTGCGGGGACCGTCAAAATGGTCATCGGCTACGGCGCCGGATCCACCCCGGACCGCCGCCGCCCCGTTTTCATCACAAGCCCCGATGAGGCCGACCGGCTCGTGCTGGACACGACCTGCCGAACCAACCTCTCGGGCTATCTGCTTCGCGAGGGACTCCTCAGCGACCAGAAGCAGGTGGCCGTCTTTCTCACGGTGGACGGCATCCGTTCGCTCAACGTCCTTGCTGCCGAGTCGCAGCTTGATACATCGCAGGTGCTGGTGTTTGGTTTCGGCATTGAGGGCGACCAGGCAAGGGCGATTGAGGGCGAGCGGGCGGCTGATTTCAAATCAGTCATTGCCGCAGCGAAGGAACAGCGCAAGAGTCAGCCGGCAGATGAGCTGCAGGAGAAGCTCGAAGCGATGACGCCCAAAGAGCGCTTCAGTTTCTGGGAAGGGGAATTCTCCCGCTGCATCAAATGCTACGCATGCCGACAGGCCTGCCCGATGTGCTGGTGCCGCCGGTGCGTTGTCGACAACAACCAGCCGCAGTGGGTAAACACCTCATCCCACACCCTCGGCAACCTTGAATGGAACCTCCTCCGGGCATTCCATCTGGCGGGACGGTGCGTCGAATGTGGCAACTGCAGCCGGGCATGCCCGGCCGACATCCCGCTGCATCTCCTCAACCGCAGGATGGCCGATGAGGTCCAGGCATCGTTCGACCACTATCCCGGCATGGACGAAGCGCAGGAGCCGGTGCTCGCAAGCTTCAGAAAAGACGATCCTGAGACATTCATTCTTTAA
- a CDS encoding heterodisulfide reductase-related iron-sulfur binding cluster, giving the protein MQEKQRLEGERLKQEITEVTGNAFNSCYQCGKCTAGCPAGNLMDNPPTRIMRLVQAGMVEEALRSDALWYCVGCMTCTSRCPQNMDIAGTMDALRSIALRTGTVSDDKAKKLVTAFHVSFLNNIKKHGRLQELSLVQSYKLRTRSFLQDAGAGITMLREGKINPLHALTGKEDVKGKDQIAAIFAAAQKPGSHHTATRKPKKNTFTPGAPISIAPGSTIGYYPGCSLSGTAKEYDISVRKMCSLLGLTLKEIPDWNCCGATSAHATNHKLSLLLPARNQALADREGMDLVLAPCAACQNRQVMARRALMEDPELRRELKAATGMEATGNAQFIGVTQLLEALGSEEIAKHVKKPLVSLSLACYYGCLLVRPFDAMQFDDPENPMKMEAVLQTLGASTVDWAFKIECCGAGLTLAQQGMVEDLTYNIARNAQANGAEAFAVACPLCHANLDMRQEGMRKRYGDIKPMPVYYISELVAIACGADPVEVAVGKHFVPALDMVSHR; this is encoded by the coding sequence GTGCAAGAAAAACAGAGACTTGAAGGCGAACGCCTGAAGCAGGAAATCACCGAGGTGACCGGCAATGCGTTCAACAGCTGCTATCAGTGCGGGAAATGCACAGCCGGCTGCCCTGCCGGGAACCTTATGGACAACCCTCCCACCCGGATCATGCGCCTCGTACAGGCCGGCATGGTCGAGGAGGCACTCAGAAGCGATGCCCTCTGGTACTGCGTCGGGTGCATGACATGCACCTCCCGCTGCCCTCAGAACATGGACATTGCTGGCACCATGGACGCCCTGCGCTCCATCGCCCTCAGAACCGGTACGGTATCGGATGACAAAGCCAAAAAGCTGGTCACAGCATTCCATGTCTCGTTCCTGAACAATATCAAAAAGCACGGACGGCTTCAGGAACTCTCCCTCGTCCAGAGCTATAAACTCCGCACCCGCAGCTTCCTGCAGGATGCCGGAGCCGGCATCACCATGCTCAGGGAAGGCAAGATCAATCCGCTCCATGCCCTTACAGGCAAAGAGGATGTCAAAGGCAAGGATCAGATCGCGGCGATATTTGCCGCCGCCCAAAAGCCCGGCAGCCACCATACTGCGACGAGGAAACCCAAAAAAAACACGTTCACTCCCGGAGCTCCCATTTCGATAGCCCCCGGCTCGACCATCGGATACTATCCCGGCTGCTCCCTCAGCGGAACTGCGAAGGAGTATGACATCTCCGTACGGAAAATGTGTTCGCTTCTCGGCCTGACGCTGAAGGAAATCCCTGACTGGAACTGCTGCGGTGCCACTTCGGCGCATGCCACGAACCACAAACTCTCCCTCCTGCTTCCAGCACGTAACCAGGCATTGGCGGACAGGGAGGGGATGGATCTTGTGCTGGCACCCTGTGCGGCATGCCAGAACCGTCAGGTCATGGCACGACGTGCACTCATGGAAGACCCGGAGCTCCGGCGCGAGCTGAAGGCGGCAACCGGTATGGAGGCAACAGGCAATGCCCAGTTCATCGGCGTAACCCAGCTGCTCGAAGCCCTTGGTTCGGAAGAGATCGCAAAACATGTGAAGAAACCGCTGGTTTCGCTTTCCCTTGCCTGTTACTACGGGTGCCTGCTTGTCAGGCCTTTTGATGCCATGCAGTTTGACGACCCTGAAAACCCGATGAAAATGGAGGCTGTCCTCCAGACTCTCGGAGCCTCCACCGTCGACTGGGCTTTCAAGATCGAGTGCTGCGGTGCGGGCCTCACCCTGGCCCAGCAGGGCATGGTGGAGGACCTCACCTACAACATTGCAAGGAATGCACAGGCGAACGGCGCTGAAGCCTTTGCTGTCGCCTGCCCGCTCTGCCACGCCAACCTCGATATGCGCCAGGAAGGCATGAGAAAACGCTACGGGGACATCAAACCAATGCCGGTGTACTATATTTCCGAACTGGTAGCCATCGCCTGCGGTGCCGATCCCGTGGAAGTAGCCGTCGGCAAGCATTTTGTCCCCGCACTGGACATGGTCTCACACCGATAA
- the murB gene encoding UDP-N-acetylmuramate dehydrogenase: MSHPTPPCRYEADVPLHSRAYYGIGGRARFMVFPSSPAECADLVRWNRGEGLRLAVQGSGSNTLFADDDFQGTVLSLEGMQRIWRTGPLELFVEAGAENTAVAQELLRLGISGGEWLYRLPGRIGGTVRMNARCFGGEISAVTAGVFVLSPSGTLTFLQPEEVFHGYKETSLMHIPGIVLGVLLRFGGFGTPEEIEARMQGHLGERLQKHHFDFPSCGSVFRNNYDAGRPCGRIFEELGFKGASEGGAAVSPHHANFIFNEKDATAADVLRLAGRMRAAALEHEGIQLQLELECIGRFPVELLQRCGVAFDVDRDDSGYGWSGILDGPGMAEAEGARSGSFPRVLLRGPLTGYPGREMAFPSGIEVRLEQLMPLAHAAIACDRPFIRWSTSSPLPEGFMATPENGPDADGFMDRLWEYGASELFIGGGNGPYLEFEASPSGQWLAIRFEGPRRRTPGQERPSGEHWRDRVVVEFGDGHFGMTFTYGLLGPFIEPEKGGGGVLPFQCCASSCEGSPGLLPWWNEAPDPPDFHRPERFFRVMLD; the protein is encoded by the coding sequence ATGAGCCACCCCACTCCTCCATGCCGGTATGAAGCCGATGTGCCGCTGCACTCCAGAGCGTACTACGGTATCGGGGGCAGGGCACGGTTCATGGTGTTTCCCTCCTCGCCGGCCGAATGTGCCGACCTCGTCCGCTGGAACCGGGGTGAGGGTCTTCGGCTTGCTGTGCAGGGCAGCGGCAGCAATACGCTGTTCGCCGATGATGATTTTCAGGGTACCGTCCTTTCCCTTGAGGGGATGCAGCGCATCTGGCGTACCGGCCCCCTCGAACTCTTCGTGGAGGCGGGTGCCGAGAACACTGCTGTTGCTCAGGAACTGCTCCGGCTGGGCATCAGCGGCGGAGAGTGGCTCTACCGTCTTCCCGGCCGCATCGGCGGAACGGTGAGGATGAACGCCCGCTGTTTCGGTGGTGAAATATCGGCCGTGACGGCCGGTGTTTTCGTCCTCTCACCATCCGGGACCCTCACCTTTCTTCAGCCCGAAGAGGTGTTTCATGGCTACAAAGAGACCTCCCTCATGCATATACCGGGAATCGTGCTCGGCGTCCTGCTCCGGTTCGGGGGATTCGGCACGCCGGAGGAGATCGAGGCGCGGATGCAAGGCCATCTCGGTGAGCGCCTCCAGAAACATCACTTCGATTTCCCGAGCTGTGGCTCGGTGTTCAGGAACAATTACGATGCCGGCCGCCCCTGCGGCAGGATATTCGAAGAGCTCGGCTTCAAGGGTGCCAGTGAGGGCGGTGCGGCCGTCAGCCCTCACCATGCCAACTTCATTTTCAATGAAAAAGACGCCACTGCTGCCGACGTGCTTCGCCTTGCAGGACGGATGCGGGCTGCTGCTTTAGAGCATGAGGGGATACAGCTTCAGCTTGAGCTTGAATGCATCGGCCGGTTCCCCGTAGAGCTGCTCCAGCGTTGCGGGGTGGCCTTTGATGTCGACCGGGATGACTCCGGCTACGGATGGTCCGGCATTCTTGACGGCCCCGGTATGGCTGAAGCCGAAGGCGCCCGTTCAGGCAGCTTTCCGAGGGTTCTTCTCCGGGGGCCCCTGACTGGTTACCCCGGCCGTGAGATGGCGTTTCCTTCCGGGATTGAGGTGCGCCTGGAGCAGCTGATGCCGCTCGCCCATGCCGCCATTGCATGCGACCGGCCGTTCATCCGCTGGAGCACGTCCTCTCCGTTGCCGGAAGGGTTCATGGCAACGCCGGAGAATGGTCCGGATGCGGATGGCTTCATGGACAGGCTCTGGGAATATGGGGCTTCAGAGCTGTTCATCGGCGGCGGCAATGGCCCCTATCTGGAATTCGAGGCCTCGCCTTCCGGGCAGTGGCTCGCCATCCGGTTTGAGGGTCCACGCCGTCGGACTCCGGGACAGGAGCGGCCGTCAGGAGAGCATTGGAGAGATAGGGTTGTGGTGGAGTTCGGGGACGGACACTTCGGGATGACCTTCACCTACGGGTTGCTCGGCCCGTTCATAGAGCCGGAGAAGGGTGGCGGAGGGGTGCTGCCGTTCCAGTGCTGTGCTTCTTCCTGCGAGGGGTCTCCCGGGCTCCTGCCCTGGTGGAACGAAGCTCCCGATCCTCCGGACTTCCATCGTCCGGAGCGGTTCTTCCGGGTCATGCTCGATTGA
- a CDS encoding 4Fe-4S dicluster domain-containing protein, with the protein MATLLYSANLNDCIARWREEGLMVFGPATTGGVSGFQEVKDAGSLDLDLILTRSTLKELFFPRTEPMLGYRIGKQQIETEEFRPPEGRRIIFGVRPCDAAGMQVDDALFDWDYHDEYWFRRRDSSVIVSIACTHADDFCMCTSLNLSPDSTKGSDVLLRPLLAGNGWQVEALTERGENALASISSLLKEGGDPTAPVADVPVKFDLEACRSWLADPENFESRFWKEISERCIGCGSCTYLCPTCHCFDIQDEGDTYKGIRRKNWDSCSFSLFTMHTSGHNPRATQSARWRQRIMHKFNYFSLKFNVNSCTGCGRCTRECPVDMGVTETLQAISTLQR; encoded by the coding sequence ATGGCCACACTACTATATTCCGCGAACCTCAACGACTGCATCGCCAGGTGGCGGGAAGAAGGCCTTATGGTCTTCGGCCCGGCAACAACCGGCGGGGTATCGGGGTTTCAGGAAGTCAAAGACGCCGGGTCACTCGATCTCGACCTGATCCTTACCCGAAGCACCCTGAAAGAGCTCTTCTTCCCGCGCACTGAACCGATGCTTGGTTACCGGATAGGAAAACAGCAGATCGAAACAGAGGAGTTCCGTCCTCCGGAGGGCCGAAGGATCATTTTTGGCGTCCGTCCATGCGATGCTGCCGGAATGCAGGTCGACGACGCCCTCTTCGACTGGGACTACCACGATGAGTACTGGTTCCGACGCCGCGACAGCTCCGTCATCGTCAGCATTGCATGCACACATGCAGACGACTTCTGCATGTGCACCTCGCTCAACCTTTCGCCCGACAGCACAAAGGGATCCGACGTGCTGCTCCGCCCGCTTCTGGCCGGAAACGGCTGGCAGGTCGAAGCACTCACGGAACGGGGAGAAAACGCCCTTGCCTCCATTTCCTCACTCTTGAAAGAAGGCGGCGACCCAACGGCCCCGGTAGCTGATGTTCCGGTGAAGTTCGACCTCGAGGCCTGCAGGAGCTGGCTTGCCGACCCGGAAAACTTCGAGAGCCGGTTCTGGAAAGAGATCTCTGAGCGATGCATCGGCTGCGGATCCTGCACCTACCTCTGTCCCACCTGCCACTGCTTCGACATTCAGGATGAGGGAGACACTTACAAAGGCATACGACGCAAGAACTGGGACAGCTGCTCGTTTTCTCTTTTCACCATGCATACCTCCGGCCACAACCCGCGGGCGACCCAGTCTGCCCGGTGGAGGCAGCGCATCATGCACAAGTTCAATTACTTCTCCCTTAAATTCAACGTCAACAGCTGTACCGGCTGCGGACGGTGCACCCGTGAGTGCCCGGTCGACATGGGCGTAACGGAAACTTTACAAGCGATATCAACACTACAGCGGTGA
- the mscL gene encoding large-conductance mechanosensitive channel protein MscL, giving the protein MLKEFKEFALKGNVVDMAVGIIVGGAFGSIVNTLVSEVMMPPLGLLTGGVDFSNLYVVMKEGVEPGPYAALANARAAGAVTLNYGLFLNALVSFTIMAFSVFILVKAINRLRQKADAAPAPPSKKTCPYCLTLVPQQASRCPACTSELPGAADPGARVAAK; this is encoded by the coding sequence ATGCTTAAAGAGTTCAAGGAGTTTGCACTAAAGGGCAATGTTGTCGACATGGCGGTGGGTATCATCGTCGGCGGGGCGTTCGGCTCGATTGTCAATACACTTGTATCCGAGGTCATGATGCCGCCGCTCGGACTCCTAACAGGGGGAGTGGACTTCAGCAACCTCTATGTTGTCATGAAGGAGGGTGTTGAGCCGGGTCCGTATGCGGCACTTGCCAATGCAAGAGCCGCCGGAGCCGTCACCCTCAATTACGGCCTCTTCCTCAACGCTCTCGTCAGCTTCACAATCATGGCCTTCTCGGTCTTCATTCTGGTGAAGGCGATCAACAGGCTCCGGCAGAAAGCGGATGCCGCACCCGCACCGCCATCCAAGAAGACATGTCCGTACTGCCTCACGCTTGTGCCCCAACAGGCGTCACGCTGTCCTGCCTGCACTTCAGAGCTTCCAGGGGCGGCAGACCCCGGCGCCCGTGTCGCCGCCAAATAA
- a CDS encoding nitroreductase family protein, producing MKRDFLEAVRHRRSVYDIGAAVAVEHDRVVAIVHHAILHTPSTFNSQSSRAVVLKPDAHRRLWDIVLDILRGVVPEESFPATEEKIAGFRAGAGTVMFFEDQAVIDGLSTSYPLYAAQFPLFSLQTSGMAQYIVWTALEDEGCGASLQHYNPLIDEAVHREWGIAPSWRLLSQLVYGSVKHWPGEKSFSPIEERVLVKG from the coding sequence ATGAAACGGGATTTTCTCGAGGCCGTCCGGCACCGCCGCTCGGTTTATGACATCGGCGCCGCAGTGGCGGTTGAGCACGACCGTGTGGTAGCTATTGTCCATCACGCCATACTCCATACCCCTTCTACCTTCAATTCGCAGAGCTCCCGTGCTGTGGTGCTGAAGCCTGATGCACACCGGAGGCTCTGGGATATTGTCCTGGATATCCTGCGCGGAGTTGTTCCCGAAGAGTCTTTTCCGGCAACTGAGGAAAAAATTGCAGGGTTTCGTGCCGGTGCCGGAACCGTGATGTTTTTTGAGGACCAGGCGGTGATCGATGGCCTCAGTACCAGCTATCCGCTTTATGCCGCTCAGTTCCCCCTGTTTTCTCTCCAGACTTCGGGCATGGCGCAGTACATCGTATGGACCGCGCTTGAGGATGAGGGATGCGGCGCTTCGCTCCAGCATTACAATCCGCTTATCGATGAGGCGGTGCATCGTGAATGGGGCATCGCTCCTTCATGGCGTCTCCTCTCACAGCTGGTTTACGGTAGCGTCAAGCATTGGCCCGGTGAAAAGTCGTTTTCGCCGATTGAAGAGCGTGTCCTTGTGAAGGGCTGA
- a CDS encoding LL-diaminopimelate aminotransferase: MFDEIEFDRIKRLPKYVFAAVNELKMAERRAGEDVIDFSMGNPDGPTPQHIVDKLVESINRPRTHGYSVSKGIYKLRGAVANWYQRKYNVDLDLDREIVVTMGSKEGYVHLVQAITNPGDLAMVPDPCYPIHSQAFILAGGNVHRMKLELNEDFTLDEDAFFRNVETALRESTPKPKYLVVNFPNNPTTATVNLSFYEKLVDIARQERFYIISDIAYAEITFDGYVTPSILQVPGAKDVAVESYTLSKTYNMAGWRMGFMVGNAKLIGALEKIKSWLDYGTFTPIQVASTVALNGDQSCVQEITEVYRKRRDVMIKSFENAGWPLTTPRASMFVWAHIPEPFREMGSLEFSKRLLREGKVAVSPGIGFGAYGDEYVRIAMIENEERIRQAARNIRKFLRSHGVEAPHGPVE; this comes from the coding sequence ATGTTTGATGAAATCGAGTTTGACAGGATCAAGCGCCTTCCAAAATATGTCTTTGCCGCCGTCAATGAACTGAAAATGGCTGAACGGCGGGCGGGGGAGGATGTCATCGATTTTTCGATGGGCAACCCTGACGGCCCGACCCCGCAGCATATCGTCGACAAGCTGGTTGAAAGCATCAACCGCCCGAGAACCCACGGTTACTCGGTCTCGAAAGGGATCTATAAGCTTCGCGGTGCAGTGGCAAACTGGTACCAGAGGAAATACAACGTTGATCTCGACCTCGACCGTGAAATCGTTGTGACCATGGGTTCGAAAGAGGGGTATGTCCATCTTGTGCAGGCCATCACCAACCCCGGCGACCTCGCCATGGTGCCCGATCCCTGCTACCCGATCCATTCCCAGGCGTTCATCCTTGCCGGCGGCAACGTGCACCGCATGAAACTGGAGCTGAACGAGGATTTCACCCTTGATGAGGATGCGTTCTTCCGCAACGTGGAAACAGCCCTCAGGGAGTCGACCCCCAAGCCGAAGTATCTGGTCGTCAACTTCCCCAACAACCCGACGACAGCGACCGTCAACCTCTCATTCTATGAGAAGCTGGTTGATATCGCACGCCAGGAGCGGTTCTACATCATCAGCGACATCGCCTATGCCGAAATAACCTTTGACGGCTATGTCACCCCTTCCATTCTCCAGGTGCCCGGAGCCAAGGATGTGGCCGTTGAAAGCTACACCCTGTCGAAAACCTACAACATGGCCGGCTGGCGCATGGGGTTCATGGTCGGCAACGCCAAGCTTATCGGTGCGCTTGAGAAAATAAAAAGCTGGCTCGATTACGGCACCTTCACCCCGATCCAGGTCGCTTCCACCGTGGCCCTGAATGGCGACCAGAGCTGCGTGCAGGAGATTACCGAAGTCTACCGGAAACGTCGTGACGTCATGATCAAGAGCTTCGAGAACGCAGGCTGGCCGCTTACCACTCCGAGGGCAAGCATGTTCGTATGGGCCCATATCCCTGAACCCTTCCGCGAGATGGGCAGCCTTGAGTTCTCGAAGCGGCTTCTGAGGGAAGGCAAGGTTGCCGTAAGCCCCGGCATCGGCTTCGGCGCCTACGGAGACGAGTATGTGAGGATTGCAATGATCGAGAACGAGGAGCGTATCCGCCAGGCAGCCCGCAACATCAGGAAGTTCCTGCGCAGCCACGGCGTCGAAGCACCTCATGGCCCTGTGGAATAA
- a CDS encoding FAD/NAD(P)-binding protein, which yields MKIVATRDEAPGVRTMRLEFQDPLELEKFKQAYRTGMFGLYGIYGEGESTFCVASPETRNDYIECTFRKSGRVTAALASAEIGDLMTFRGPYGNRFPIEEFHGKNLLFIAGGIALPPTRSVIWSCLDQRDKFGKITIVYGARTVADLVYKQELEEWEKRDDVELVLTVDPGGETPDWKHRVGFVPTILEEAAPAAGNCVAVLCGPPIMIKFTLASLKKLGFEEENVYTTLENRMKCGIGKCGRCNVGSVYVCKEGPVFTAAEVSSMPQADL from the coding sequence ATGAAAATCGTCGCCACCCGCGACGAAGCACCCGGCGTTCGGACCATGCGGCTTGAGTTCCAGGACCCGCTTGAACTCGAAAAGTTCAAGCAGGCATACCGCACCGGCATGTTCGGCCTTTACGGCATCTACGGCGAGGGGGAAAGCACCTTCTGCGTCGCAAGCCCCGAGACCCGGAACGACTATATTGAATGCACGTTCCGCAAATCAGGCCGGGTAACCGCAGCACTCGCATCCGCTGAGATCGGAGACCTCATGACATTCCGCGGGCCGTATGGCAACCGCTTTCCGATTGAAGAGTTCCACGGTAAAAACCTCCTCTTCATTGCCGGAGGCATAGCCCTCCCCCCTACCCGCAGTGTCATATGGTCGTGCCTCGACCAACGTGACAAGTTCGGTAAAATCACCATCGTCTACGGTGCAAGAACAGTTGCCGACCTTGTCTACAAGCAGGAACTCGAAGAGTGGGAAAAGCGGGATGACGTTGAACTGGTCCTTACGGTCGATCCGGGCGGGGAGACACCCGACTGGAAACACCGTGTAGGGTTCGTGCCGACGATCCTCGAAGAGGCGGCACCCGCGGCCGGCAACTGCGTTGCCGTGCTCTGCGGACCGCCCATCATGATCAAGTTCACGCTGGCGTCCCTGAAGAAACTCGGTTTTGAGGAGGAGAACGTCTATACGACGCTGGAAAACCGTATGAAATGCGGCATCGGCAAGTGCGGTCGCTGCAATGTGGGTTCGGTCTATGTCTGCAAGGAGGGGCCTGTCTTTACGGCAGCCGAAGTGTCCTCCATGCCGCAGGCCGACCTGTAA
- a CDS encoding hydrogenase iron-sulfur subunit, producing MSEVFEPKIVAFVCTYCTYAGADLAGTSRLKYPSNVRIVRLPCTGRISPMFILKALQKGADGVLVSGCHPGDCHFDHGNYHARRRWTVFNSLLQFAGVPEERVKFSWISAAEGIKFAELIRDITEDIRKIGPFEEYHTLIAETGSAAPL from the coding sequence ATGAGTGAAGTGTTCGAGCCTAAAATCGTCGCATTCGTCTGCACCTACTGCACCTATGCAGGGGCAGACCTTGCCGGCACCAGCAGGCTGAAATACCCGTCCAACGTCCGCATCGTGCGCCTGCCGTGCACCGGACGCATCAGTCCGATGTTCATCCTGAAGGCCCTTCAGAAGGGTGCCGACGGGGTGCTGGTGAGCGGCTGTCACCCCGGTGACTGCCATTTCGACCACGGCAACTACCACGCCCGCCGCCGCTGGACCGTGTTCAACTCCCTCCTGCAGTTCGCCGGAGTGCCCGAAGAGCGGGTGAAGTTCTCTTGGATCAGCGCAGCCGAAGGCATCAAGTTCGCAGAACTGATCAGGGATATCACAGAGGACATCAGAAAAATCGGGCCGTTTGAAGAGTACCATACACTGATTGCCGAAACCGGCAGCGCAGCTCCATTATAA
- a CDS encoding CoB--CoM heterodisulfide reductase iron-sulfur subunit A family protein → MAKIGVFVCHCGENIAAKVDCTKLTAAMESHPGVSIATEYKYFCSDPGQESIKKAIVEQGLTGVIVAACSPRMHEATFRKACAAAGLNPYLCEIANIREQCSWVHSDGDEATEKAIEITRSLVEKVKRNNELQPILVPVTKRALVIGGGIAGIQAALDIANAGGEVVLVEREASLGGHMAQLSETFPTLDCSQCIMTPRMVEAAQHPNIRLLTYAEVEKVEGFIGNFHVRVKMKARYVDMYACTGCGDCIQKCPQKKISAEFDCGLANRPAIYTPFAQAVPNKPVIDRQHCTYFKNGKCKVCQKVCQTNAINFDMEDEYLDLEIGAIVVATGFQIQNTSLYGEYGYGRYPDVVTGLQFERLASASGPTGGRIARPSDGKEPETVVFIQCAGSRDPSKGVSYCSKICCMYTAKHAMLYAHKNHHGTSRVFYMDIRAAGKGYDEFTRRAIEEDGAGYIRGRVSKLWEENGKLMVRGVDTLLGRPVEVPADMVVLATAMVPQPDAKEFAKTLGIGCDEYGFFNEAHMKLRPVETATAGIFLAGACQSPKDIPDSVAQASAAASKVLALFSREKLEREPIIAMNNEATCSGCWGCVLACPYNAIEKKDITDRAGNLIRRVASVNPGLCQGCGTCVTFCRSNSIDLAGFTEKQIFAEVMGL, encoded by the coding sequence ATGGCAAAAATAGGAGTCTTCGTCTGCCACTGCGGCGAAAACATCGCCGCCAAGGTAGACTGCACCAAGCTCACAGCCGCGATGGAGAGCCATCCCGGCGTTTCCATAGCGACCGAGTACAAGTACTTCTGCTCCGACCCCGGCCAGGAGAGCATCAAGAAAGCGATCGTCGAGCAAGGGCTCACCGGCGTCATCGTTGCCGCCTGTTCGCCCCGCATGCATGAAGCGACCTTCCGCAAGGCATGTGCGGCAGCAGGCCTCAACCCCTACCTCTGCGAAATCGCAAACATCAGGGAGCAGTGTTCCTGGGTTCACAGCGATGGAGATGAGGCGACAGAGAAAGCAATCGAGATCACCCGTTCGCTTGTCGAAAAGGTAAAGCGGAACAATGAGCTGCAGCCCATCCTGGTGCCGGTCACCAAACGCGCACTCGTCATCGGAGGCGGCATTGCCGGCATCCAGGCTGCCCTTGACATCGCCAATGCGGGCGGAGAGGTTGTGCTGGTCGAGCGCGAAGCCTCGCTTGGCGGCCACATGGCCCAGCTCTCTGAAACCTTCCCTACCCTTGACTGCTCGCAGTGCATCATGACACCCCGCATGGTCGAGGCGGCACAGCACCCGAACATCCGCCTGCTCACGTATGCTGAAGTCGAAAAAGTCGAGGGTTTCATAGGAAACTTCCATGTCAGGGTCAAAATGAAGGCCCGGTATGTCGACATGTACGCCTGCACCGGATGCGGGGACTGCATCCAGAAATGCCCCCAGAAGAAGATTTCCGCTGAGTTCGACTGCGGGCTGGCCAACCGGCCCGCCATCTACACGCCGTTCGCACAGGCCGTGCCGAACAAGCCGGTCATCGATCGTCAGCACTGCACCTACTTCAAGAACGGAAAATGCAAGGTCTGCCAGAAGGTCTGCCAGACCAATGCCATCAATTTCGATATGGAAGACGAGTACCTTGATCTGGAAATCGGCGCCATTGTCGTGGCGACAGGGTTCCAGATCCAGAACACCTCGCTTTACGGAGAATACGGCTATGGGCGCTATCCCGATGTGGTGACAGGTCTGCAGTTCGAGCGGCTCGCTTCGGCCAGCGGCCCCACCGGCGGCAGGATAGCCCGTCCCTCCGACGGAAAGGAACCCGAAACGGTGGTGTTCATCCAGTGCGCCGGATCGCGGGATCCCTCGAAAGGCGTAAGCTACTGTTCAAAGATCTGCTGCATGTACACGGCCAAACATGCCATGCTGTATGCGCACAAGAACCACCACGGCACAAGCCGCGTCTTCTACATGGACATCAGGGCCGCCGGCAAGGGGTATGACGAATTCACCCGCCGCGCCATCGAGGAAGACGGTGCCGGCTATATCCGCGGCAGGGTCAGCAAGCTGTGGGAGGAAAACGGAAAGCTGATGGTGCGCGGCGTCGACACCCTGCTCGGCAGACCCGTTGAGGTACCCGCCGACATGGTGGTGCTGGCCACCGCGATGGTGCCGCAGCCCGATGCCAAAGAGTTTGCCAAAACGCTCGGCATCGGCTGTGATGAATACGGCTTCTTCAACGAGGCCCACATGAAACTCCGCCCTGTAGAAACCGCGACTGCCGGCATATTCCTTGCCGGAGCCTGCCAGTCACCAAAGGACATCCCGGACTCCGTCGCTCAGGCCTCGGCAGCGGCAAGCAAGGTGCTCGCCCTCTTCAGCCGTGAAAAGCTGGAGCGTGAACCCATCATCGCAATGAACAACGAGGCAACCTGTTCGGGCTGCTGGGGCTGCGTGCTCGCCTGCCCGTACAACGCCATCGAAAAAAAGGACATCACCGACCGTGCAGGCAACCTCATCCGGCGGGTAGCCTCCGTCAACCCCGGTCTCTGCCAGGGATGCGGCACCTGCGTCACCTTCTGCCGCTCGAACAGCATCGATCTGGCAGGGTTTACAGAAAAACAGATATTTGCAGAGGTGATGGGGCTCTAA